One region of Tachysurus fulvidraco isolate hzauxx_2018 chromosome 9, HZAU_PFXX_2.0, whole genome shotgun sequence genomic DNA includes:
- the grm1a gene encoding metabotropic glutamate receptor 1 isoform X1: MRGNQPLFVTLLLLPTLALRALASSSRERSAAARAAARSVARMDGDVILGALFSVHHQPSTERVAERKCGDVREQYGIQRVEATFHTLDRINSDPHLLPNVTLGCEIRDSCWHSSVALEQSIEFIRDSLISIRDDSKEGSKWCVDGTPSSHPPPSKKPIAGVIGPGSSSVAIQVQNLLQLFNIPQIAYSATSIDLSDKTLFKYFLRVVPSDTLQARAMLDIVKHYNWTYVSAVHTEGNYGESGMEAFKELAAEEGLCIAHSDKIYSNAGEKHFDRLLRKLRERLPKARVVICFCEGMTVRGLLIAMRRRGVSGEFLLIGSDGWADRDEVVDGYEQEADGGITMKLQTEEVKSFNEYFLKLRLDTNTRNPWFSEFWQYRFQCRIPGHPQENHNYQKICTGNESLKDNYVQDSKMGFVINAIYAMAHGLHDMHRELCPDHEGLCEAMDPIDGSRLLEYLLKTSFTGVSGEEVYFDENGDSPGSARYDIMNLQYVEELGRFDYINVGSWHEGLLSIDDYKLMTNRSEMVRSVCSEPCSKGQIKVIRKGEVSCCWICTTCKDNEYVQDEFTCKACDLGWWPDNELAGCQPLPLKCLEWSSVESIVAVVFSCLGILVTLFVTFIFIQYRDTPVVKSSSRELCYIILAGIFLGYICPFTLIARPTVISCYLQRLLVGLSSAMCYSALVTKTNRIARILAGSKKKICTRKPRFMSAWAQVVIAFILISVQLTLEIVLIVLERPEPIKSYPSISEAYLICNTSNLGVVAPLGYNGLLILSCTYYAFKTRNVPANFNEAKYIAFTMYTTCIIWLAFVPIYFGSNYKIITTSFSVSLSVTVALGCMFTPKMYIIIAKPERNVRSAFTTSDVVRMHVGDGKVAACQSNNFLNMFRRKKNNTNSSTTNPNGKSVSWSESGARPQGRGSSVFHRLSVHVRRQAVGQSQTAVIRPLTNASQPLHPEYDPGLDTDHNGSQPNTKVLYNLNEEGDEGCQPPCNVQGTTLDRSEPASYSPHTSDPLDRGQVDTLSSNVRAFDEMLGNRLSPAYNPLSNQLPLPLQGEMLSEDGSEMEALDLIHGFLYDSTVQEEAEEEEDEEEEGAGQEELAHSKLTLLAPPSPFRDSLHSGRSIPGSPALDNEPNISQEVIYAPKQSSFTL; this comes from the exons ATGCGGGGAAACCAGCCGCTCTTTGTCACCCTGCTGCTCCTGCCGACGCTCGCGCTGCGGGCGCTGGCCAGCAGCAGCCGCGAGCGCTCAGCGGCTGCGCGCGCCGCAGCCCGTTCCGTGGCCCGTATGGACGGCGACGTGATCCTCGGCGCGCTCTTCTCCGTGCACCACCAGCCATCGACGGAGCGCGTGGCCGAGCGGAAGTGCGGTGACGTGCGCGAGCAGTATGGCATCCAGCGCGTAGAGGCTACGTTCCACACGCTGGACCGCATCAACTCCGACCCGCATTTGCTGCCCAACGTGACCCTCGGCTGCGAGATCCGCGACTCGTGCTGGCACTCGTCTGTCGCTCTCGAGCAGAGCATTGAGTTCATCCGAGACTCCCTCATTTCAATCCGCGACGACTCGAAAGAAGGCTCCAAATGGTGCGTCGACGGCACGCCCTCGAGTCACCCGCCGCCCTCTAAGAAGCCCATTGCGGGAGTCATTGGGCCCGGATCCAGCTCTGTGGCCATCCAGGTGCAGAACCTGCTGCAGCTCTTTAACATCCCGCAGATCGCCTACTCGGCCACGAGCATAGACCTGAGCGACAAGACGCTCTTTAAATACTTCCTGCGGGTGGTGCCATCCGACACGCTCCAGGCGCGCGCCATGCTCGATATCGTCAAACACTACAACTGGACTTATGTTTCTGCTGTGCACACAGAAG GCAACTACGGAGAAAGTGGCATGGAGGCATTTAAGGAGCTGGCAGCAGAAGAGGGTCTGTGCATCGCTCATTCTGATAAGATCTACAGCAATGCAGGGGAGAAGCACTTCGATCGTCTTCTGAGGAAGCTGCGCGAGCGTCTACCTAAAGCCCGCGTGGTCATCTGTTTCTGCGAGGGCATGACTGTCCGAGGCCTTCTGATAGCCATGAGACGGCGAGGAGTTTCCGGAGAATTTTTGCTCATCGGGAG TGACGGATGGGCAGATCGAGATGAGGTGGTGGACGGATACGAGCAGGAAGCGGACGGAGGTATCACCATGAAGCTTCAGACAGAGGAAGTCAAGTCATTTAACGAGTACTTCCTAAAGCTGCGCCTGGACACCAACACCAGGAATCCATGGTTCTCCGAGTTCTGGCAGTACCGATTCCAGTGCCGCATACCAGGCCACCCTCAAGAGAACCATAACTACCAGAAAATCTGTACAG GAAATGAGAGCCTGAAGGACAACTATGTTCAGGACAGTAAGATGGGCTTTGTGATTAACGCCATCTACGCCATGGCACACGGGCTCCATGATATGCACCGTGAACTGTGTCCGGATCACGAGGGCCTATGTGAGGCTATGGACCCCATCGATGGCAGCAGACTCTTAGAATACCTGCTCAAAACCTCTTTCACCGGCGTCTCCGGAGAGGAGGTGTATTTCGACGAGAACGGAGACTCTCCTGGAAG TGCGAGGTATGACATTATGAATTTGCAGTACGTCGAGGAGCTGGGTCGATTCGACTATATCAACGTGGGATCATGGCATGAAGGTCTGCTTAGTATTGACGATTACAAGCTGATGACCAACCGCAGCGAGATGGTGCGCTCCGTCTGCAGCGAGCCTTGTTCCAAAGGACAGATCAAG GTGATCCGGAAAGGTGAGGTAAGCTGCTGCTGGATCTGCACTACCTGTAAGGACAATGAGTACGTACAAGACGAGTTCACCTGCAAGGCCTGTGATCTGGGCTGGTGGCCTGATAACGAACTGGCAG ggTGTCAGCCTCTTCCGCTCAAATGCCTGGAATGGAGCAGCGTGGAGTCCATCGTAGCAGTGGTTTTCTCTTGCCTGGGCATCCTGGTGACTCTGTTTGTAACCTTCATATTCATCCAGTACAGAGACACTCCGGTGGTCAAGTCATCAAGCCGTGAGCTGTGCTACATTATCCTGGCTGGCATATTCTTGGGGTATATTTGCCCTTTTACACTGATTGCACGCCCTACAGTGATCTCATGCTACCTACAGCGCCTCCTAGTGGGCCTTTCATCAGCGATGTGCTACTCAGCTTTGGTCACCAAGACGAACCGCATTGCTCGCATCCTGGCTGGCAGTAAAAAGAAGATCTGCACTCGCAAGCCAAGGTTCATGAGTGCCTGGGCGCAGGTAGTGATCGCATTCATCCTGATCAGCGTACAGCTCACACTGGAAATAGTGCTGATCGTCCTGGAGCGTCCCGAGCCAATAAAGAGCTACCCAAGCATAAGTGAAGCATACCTCATATGTAACACCAGTAACTTGGGTGTGGTCGCTCCATTGGGCTACAATGGCCTACTTATTCTGAGCTGCACCTACTATGCTTTCAAAACGCGCAACGTACCAGCCAACTTCAACGAGGCCAAATACATTGCCTTCACCATGTACACCACGTGTATCATCTGGCTCGCGTTCGTACCCATCTATTTTGGCTCCAATTACAAGATCATCACCACCTCGTTCTCAGTCAGCCTGAGTGTAACGGTGGCTCTGGGCTGCATGTTTACACCCAAGATGTACATCATCATCGCCAAACCGGAGCGCAACGTGCGCAGCGCCTTCACCACATCGGATGTTGTACGCATGCATGTGGGAGACGGCAAAGTCGCCGCATGCCAGAGCAACAATTTCCTGAACATGTTCCGGAGGAAGAagaacaacactaacagcagcaCCACCAA TCCTAATGGAAAGTCTGTGTCATGGTCTGAATCAGGTGCCCGGCCCCAGGGGAGGGGGTCGAGTGTGTTCCACAGACTGTCTGTGCATGTGAGGAGGCAAGCAGTCGGCCAGAGTCAGACGGCGGTCATCCGACCCCTAACTAACGCTTCGCAACCCCTGCACCCCGAATACGACCCTGGACTTGACACAGACCACAATGGCTCACAACCTAACACCAAGGTTCTCTACAACCTCAACGAGGAGGGCGATGAAGGCTGCCAACCCCCCTGCAATGTACAAGGAACAACACTGGATAGAAGTGAGCCAGCCTCCTACTCACCTCACACCTCTGACCCTCTAGACAGGGGCCAAGTGGATACGCTAAGCTCTAATGTTCGGGCTTTTGATGAAATGCTGGGCAACAGACTGAGCCCAGCTTACAACCCGCTATCAAATCAGCTACCTCTGCCCCTGCAGGGAGAGATGTTGTCTGAGGATGGATCTGAAATGGAGGCTCTCGACCTTATCCATGGCTTCCTGTATGACAGTACTGTACAGGAAGAggcagaagaggaagaggatgaggaagaagaaggggCTGGACAGGAGGAGTTAGCTCACAGCAAGCTCACTCTCCTTGCTCCACCCTCACCGTTCAGGGACTCGCTTCATTCAGGCAGGTCAATCCCAGGATCCCCTGCCCTCGACAACGAACCAAACATCTCCCAGGAAGTGATATATGCTCCCAAACAAAGCTCTTTTACACTGTGA
- the grm1a gene encoding metabotropic glutamate receptor 1 isoform X2, with translation MRGNQPLFVTLLLLPTLALRALASSSRERSAAARAAARSVARMDGDVILGALFSVHHQPSTERVAERKCGDVREQYGIQRVEATFHTLDRINSDPHLLPNVTLGCEIRDSCWHSSVALEQSIEFIRDSLISIRDDSKEGSKWCVDGTPSSHPPPSKKPIAGVIGPGSSSVAIQVQNLLQLFNIPQIAYSATSIDLSDKTLFKYFLRVVPSDTLQARAMLDIVKHYNWTYVSAVHTEGNYGESGMEAFKELAAEEGLCIAHSDKIYSNAGEKHFDRLLRKLRERLPKARVVICFCEGMTVRGLLIAMRRRGVSGEFLLIGSDGWADRDEVVDGYEQEADGGITMKLQTEEVKSFNEYFLKLRLDTNTRNPWFSEFWQYRFQCRIPGHPQENHNYQKICTGNESLKDNYVQDSKMGFVINAIYAMAHGLHDMHRELCPDHEGLCEAMDPIDGSRLLEYLLKTSFTGVSGEEVYFDENGDSPGRYDIMNLQYVEELGRFDYINVGSWHEGLLSIDDYKLMTNRSEMVRSVCSEPCSKGQIKVIRKGEVSCCWICTTCKDNEYVQDEFTCKACDLGWWPDNELAGCQPLPLKCLEWSSVESIVAVVFSCLGILVTLFVTFIFIQYRDTPVVKSSSRELCYIILAGIFLGYICPFTLIARPTVISCYLQRLLVGLSSAMCYSALVTKTNRIARILAGSKKKICTRKPRFMSAWAQVVIAFILISVQLTLEIVLIVLERPEPIKSYPSISEAYLICNTSNLGVVAPLGYNGLLILSCTYYAFKTRNVPANFNEAKYIAFTMYTTCIIWLAFVPIYFGSNYKIITTSFSVSLSVTVALGCMFTPKMYIIIAKPERNVRSAFTTSDVVRMHVGDGKVAACQSNNFLNMFRRKKNNTNSSTTNPNGKSVSWSESGARPQGRGSSVFHRLSVHVRRQAVGQSQTAVIRPLTNASQPLHPEYDPGLDTDHNGSQPNTKVLYNLNEEGDEGCQPPCNVQGTTLDRSEPASYSPHTSDPLDRGQVDTLSSNVRAFDEMLGNRLSPAYNPLSNQLPLPLQGEMLSEDGSEMEALDLIHGFLYDSTVQEEAEEEEDEEEEGAGQEELAHSKLTLLAPPSPFRDSLHSGRSIPGSPALDNEPNISQEVIYAPKQSSFTL, from the exons ATGCGGGGAAACCAGCCGCTCTTTGTCACCCTGCTGCTCCTGCCGACGCTCGCGCTGCGGGCGCTGGCCAGCAGCAGCCGCGAGCGCTCAGCGGCTGCGCGCGCCGCAGCCCGTTCCGTGGCCCGTATGGACGGCGACGTGATCCTCGGCGCGCTCTTCTCCGTGCACCACCAGCCATCGACGGAGCGCGTGGCCGAGCGGAAGTGCGGTGACGTGCGCGAGCAGTATGGCATCCAGCGCGTAGAGGCTACGTTCCACACGCTGGACCGCATCAACTCCGACCCGCATTTGCTGCCCAACGTGACCCTCGGCTGCGAGATCCGCGACTCGTGCTGGCACTCGTCTGTCGCTCTCGAGCAGAGCATTGAGTTCATCCGAGACTCCCTCATTTCAATCCGCGACGACTCGAAAGAAGGCTCCAAATGGTGCGTCGACGGCACGCCCTCGAGTCACCCGCCGCCCTCTAAGAAGCCCATTGCGGGAGTCATTGGGCCCGGATCCAGCTCTGTGGCCATCCAGGTGCAGAACCTGCTGCAGCTCTTTAACATCCCGCAGATCGCCTACTCGGCCACGAGCATAGACCTGAGCGACAAGACGCTCTTTAAATACTTCCTGCGGGTGGTGCCATCCGACACGCTCCAGGCGCGCGCCATGCTCGATATCGTCAAACACTACAACTGGACTTATGTTTCTGCTGTGCACACAGAAG GCAACTACGGAGAAAGTGGCATGGAGGCATTTAAGGAGCTGGCAGCAGAAGAGGGTCTGTGCATCGCTCATTCTGATAAGATCTACAGCAATGCAGGGGAGAAGCACTTCGATCGTCTTCTGAGGAAGCTGCGCGAGCGTCTACCTAAAGCCCGCGTGGTCATCTGTTTCTGCGAGGGCATGACTGTCCGAGGCCTTCTGATAGCCATGAGACGGCGAGGAGTTTCCGGAGAATTTTTGCTCATCGGGAG TGACGGATGGGCAGATCGAGATGAGGTGGTGGACGGATACGAGCAGGAAGCGGACGGAGGTATCACCATGAAGCTTCAGACAGAGGAAGTCAAGTCATTTAACGAGTACTTCCTAAAGCTGCGCCTGGACACCAACACCAGGAATCCATGGTTCTCCGAGTTCTGGCAGTACCGATTCCAGTGCCGCATACCAGGCCACCCTCAAGAGAACCATAACTACCAGAAAATCTGTACAG GAAATGAGAGCCTGAAGGACAACTATGTTCAGGACAGTAAGATGGGCTTTGTGATTAACGCCATCTACGCCATGGCACACGGGCTCCATGATATGCACCGTGAACTGTGTCCGGATCACGAGGGCCTATGTGAGGCTATGGACCCCATCGATGGCAGCAGACTCTTAGAATACCTGCTCAAAACCTCTTTCACCGGCGTCTCCGGAGAGGAGGTGTATTTCGACGAGAACGGAGACTCTCCTGGAAG GTATGACATTATGAATTTGCAGTACGTCGAGGAGCTGGGTCGATTCGACTATATCAACGTGGGATCATGGCATGAAGGTCTGCTTAGTATTGACGATTACAAGCTGATGACCAACCGCAGCGAGATGGTGCGCTCCGTCTGCAGCGAGCCTTGTTCCAAAGGACAGATCAAG GTGATCCGGAAAGGTGAGGTAAGCTGCTGCTGGATCTGCACTACCTGTAAGGACAATGAGTACGTACAAGACGAGTTCACCTGCAAGGCCTGTGATCTGGGCTGGTGGCCTGATAACGAACTGGCAG ggTGTCAGCCTCTTCCGCTCAAATGCCTGGAATGGAGCAGCGTGGAGTCCATCGTAGCAGTGGTTTTCTCTTGCCTGGGCATCCTGGTGACTCTGTTTGTAACCTTCATATTCATCCAGTACAGAGACACTCCGGTGGTCAAGTCATCAAGCCGTGAGCTGTGCTACATTATCCTGGCTGGCATATTCTTGGGGTATATTTGCCCTTTTACACTGATTGCACGCCCTACAGTGATCTCATGCTACCTACAGCGCCTCCTAGTGGGCCTTTCATCAGCGATGTGCTACTCAGCTTTGGTCACCAAGACGAACCGCATTGCTCGCATCCTGGCTGGCAGTAAAAAGAAGATCTGCACTCGCAAGCCAAGGTTCATGAGTGCCTGGGCGCAGGTAGTGATCGCATTCATCCTGATCAGCGTACAGCTCACACTGGAAATAGTGCTGATCGTCCTGGAGCGTCCCGAGCCAATAAAGAGCTACCCAAGCATAAGTGAAGCATACCTCATATGTAACACCAGTAACTTGGGTGTGGTCGCTCCATTGGGCTACAATGGCCTACTTATTCTGAGCTGCACCTACTATGCTTTCAAAACGCGCAACGTACCAGCCAACTTCAACGAGGCCAAATACATTGCCTTCACCATGTACACCACGTGTATCATCTGGCTCGCGTTCGTACCCATCTATTTTGGCTCCAATTACAAGATCATCACCACCTCGTTCTCAGTCAGCCTGAGTGTAACGGTGGCTCTGGGCTGCATGTTTACACCCAAGATGTACATCATCATCGCCAAACCGGAGCGCAACGTGCGCAGCGCCTTCACCACATCGGATGTTGTACGCATGCATGTGGGAGACGGCAAAGTCGCCGCATGCCAGAGCAACAATTTCCTGAACATGTTCCGGAGGAAGAagaacaacactaacagcagcaCCACCAA TCCTAATGGAAAGTCTGTGTCATGGTCTGAATCAGGTGCCCGGCCCCAGGGGAGGGGGTCGAGTGTGTTCCACAGACTGTCTGTGCATGTGAGGAGGCAAGCAGTCGGCCAGAGTCAGACGGCGGTCATCCGACCCCTAACTAACGCTTCGCAACCCCTGCACCCCGAATACGACCCTGGACTTGACACAGACCACAATGGCTCACAACCTAACACCAAGGTTCTCTACAACCTCAACGAGGAGGGCGATGAAGGCTGCCAACCCCCCTGCAATGTACAAGGAACAACACTGGATAGAAGTGAGCCAGCCTCCTACTCACCTCACACCTCTGACCCTCTAGACAGGGGCCAAGTGGATACGCTAAGCTCTAATGTTCGGGCTTTTGATGAAATGCTGGGCAACAGACTGAGCCCAGCTTACAACCCGCTATCAAATCAGCTACCTCTGCCCCTGCAGGGAGAGATGTTGTCTGAGGATGGATCTGAAATGGAGGCTCTCGACCTTATCCATGGCTTCCTGTATGACAGTACTGTACAGGAAGAggcagaagaggaagaggatgaggaagaagaaggggCTGGACAGGAGGAGTTAGCTCACAGCAAGCTCACTCTCCTTGCTCCACCCTCACCGTTCAGGGACTCGCTTCATTCAGGCAGGTCAATCCCAGGATCCCCTGCCCTCGACAACGAACCAAACATCTCCCAGGAAGTGATATATGCTCCCAAACAAAGCTCTTTTACACTGTGA
- the grm1a gene encoding metabotropic glutamate receptor 1 isoform X3, producing the protein MFLLCTQKFPLRVFHCRPFLIPASGCSDSVESLEVTQPQKNGNYGESGMEAFKELAAEEGLCIAHSDKIYSNAGEKHFDRLLRKLRERLPKARVVICFCEGMTVRGLLIAMRRRGVSGEFLLIGSDGWADRDEVVDGYEQEADGGITMKLQTEEVKSFNEYFLKLRLDTNTRNPWFSEFWQYRFQCRIPGHPQENHNYQKICTGNESLKDNYVQDSKMGFVINAIYAMAHGLHDMHRELCPDHEGLCEAMDPIDGSRLLEYLLKTSFTGVSGEEVYFDENGDSPGSARYDIMNLQYVEELGRFDYINVGSWHEGLLSIDDYKLMTNRSEMVRSVCSEPCSKGQIKVIRKGEVSCCWICTTCKDNEYVQDEFTCKACDLGWWPDNELAGCQPLPLKCLEWSSVESIVAVVFSCLGILVTLFVTFIFIQYRDTPVVKSSSRELCYIILAGIFLGYICPFTLIARPTVISCYLQRLLVGLSSAMCYSALVTKTNRIARILAGSKKKICTRKPRFMSAWAQVVIAFILISVQLTLEIVLIVLERPEPIKSYPSISEAYLICNTSNLGVVAPLGYNGLLILSCTYYAFKTRNVPANFNEAKYIAFTMYTTCIIWLAFVPIYFGSNYKIITTSFSVSLSVTVALGCMFTPKMYIIIAKPERNVRSAFTTSDVVRMHVGDGKVAACQSNNFLNMFRRKKNNTNSSTTNPNGKSVSWSESGARPQGRGSSVFHRLSVHVRRQAVGQSQTAVIRPLTNASQPLHPEYDPGLDTDHNGSQPNTKVLYNLNEEGDEGCQPPCNVQGTTLDRSEPASYSPHTSDPLDRGQVDTLSSNVRAFDEMLGNRLSPAYNPLSNQLPLPLQGEMLSEDGSEMEALDLIHGFLYDSTVQEEAEEEEDEEEEGAGQEELAHSKLTLLAPPSPFRDSLHSGRSIPGSPALDNEPNISQEVIYAPKQSSFTL; encoded by the exons ATGTTTCTGCTGTGCACACAGAAG TTTCCATTACGTGTCTTCCATTGTCGTCCATTTCTAATCCCGGCTTCTGGCTGCTCTGACTCGGTTGAGTCACTGGAGGTAACCCAGCCTCAAAAAAATG GCAACTACGGAGAAAGTGGCATGGAGGCATTTAAGGAGCTGGCAGCAGAAGAGGGTCTGTGCATCGCTCATTCTGATAAGATCTACAGCAATGCAGGGGAGAAGCACTTCGATCGTCTTCTGAGGAAGCTGCGCGAGCGTCTACCTAAAGCCCGCGTGGTCATCTGTTTCTGCGAGGGCATGACTGTCCGAGGCCTTCTGATAGCCATGAGACGGCGAGGAGTTTCCGGAGAATTTTTGCTCATCGGGAG TGACGGATGGGCAGATCGAGATGAGGTGGTGGACGGATACGAGCAGGAAGCGGACGGAGGTATCACCATGAAGCTTCAGACAGAGGAAGTCAAGTCATTTAACGAGTACTTCCTAAAGCTGCGCCTGGACACCAACACCAGGAATCCATGGTTCTCCGAGTTCTGGCAGTACCGATTCCAGTGCCGCATACCAGGCCACCCTCAAGAGAACCATAACTACCAGAAAATCTGTACAG GAAATGAGAGCCTGAAGGACAACTATGTTCAGGACAGTAAGATGGGCTTTGTGATTAACGCCATCTACGCCATGGCACACGGGCTCCATGATATGCACCGTGAACTGTGTCCGGATCACGAGGGCCTATGTGAGGCTATGGACCCCATCGATGGCAGCAGACTCTTAGAATACCTGCTCAAAACCTCTTTCACCGGCGTCTCCGGAGAGGAGGTGTATTTCGACGAGAACGGAGACTCTCCTGGAAG TGCGAGGTATGACATTATGAATTTGCAGTACGTCGAGGAGCTGGGTCGATTCGACTATATCAACGTGGGATCATGGCATGAAGGTCTGCTTAGTATTGACGATTACAAGCTGATGACCAACCGCAGCGAGATGGTGCGCTCCGTCTGCAGCGAGCCTTGTTCCAAAGGACAGATCAAG GTGATCCGGAAAGGTGAGGTAAGCTGCTGCTGGATCTGCACTACCTGTAAGGACAATGAGTACGTACAAGACGAGTTCACCTGCAAGGCCTGTGATCTGGGCTGGTGGCCTGATAACGAACTGGCAG ggTGTCAGCCTCTTCCGCTCAAATGCCTGGAATGGAGCAGCGTGGAGTCCATCGTAGCAGTGGTTTTCTCTTGCCTGGGCATCCTGGTGACTCTGTTTGTAACCTTCATATTCATCCAGTACAGAGACACTCCGGTGGTCAAGTCATCAAGCCGTGAGCTGTGCTACATTATCCTGGCTGGCATATTCTTGGGGTATATTTGCCCTTTTACACTGATTGCACGCCCTACAGTGATCTCATGCTACCTACAGCGCCTCCTAGTGGGCCTTTCATCAGCGATGTGCTACTCAGCTTTGGTCACCAAGACGAACCGCATTGCTCGCATCCTGGCTGGCAGTAAAAAGAAGATCTGCACTCGCAAGCCAAGGTTCATGAGTGCCTGGGCGCAGGTAGTGATCGCATTCATCCTGATCAGCGTACAGCTCACACTGGAAATAGTGCTGATCGTCCTGGAGCGTCCCGAGCCAATAAAGAGCTACCCAAGCATAAGTGAAGCATACCTCATATGTAACACCAGTAACTTGGGTGTGGTCGCTCCATTGGGCTACAATGGCCTACTTATTCTGAGCTGCACCTACTATGCTTTCAAAACGCGCAACGTACCAGCCAACTTCAACGAGGCCAAATACATTGCCTTCACCATGTACACCACGTGTATCATCTGGCTCGCGTTCGTACCCATCTATTTTGGCTCCAATTACAAGATCATCACCACCTCGTTCTCAGTCAGCCTGAGTGTAACGGTGGCTCTGGGCTGCATGTTTACACCCAAGATGTACATCATCATCGCCAAACCGGAGCGCAACGTGCGCAGCGCCTTCACCACATCGGATGTTGTACGCATGCATGTGGGAGACGGCAAAGTCGCCGCATGCCAGAGCAACAATTTCCTGAACATGTTCCGGAGGAAGAagaacaacactaacagcagcaCCACCAA TCCTAATGGAAAGTCTGTGTCATGGTCTGAATCAGGTGCCCGGCCCCAGGGGAGGGGGTCGAGTGTGTTCCACAGACTGTCTGTGCATGTGAGGAGGCAAGCAGTCGGCCAGAGTCAGACGGCGGTCATCCGACCCCTAACTAACGCTTCGCAACCCCTGCACCCCGAATACGACCCTGGACTTGACACAGACCACAATGGCTCACAACCTAACACCAAGGTTCTCTACAACCTCAACGAGGAGGGCGATGAAGGCTGCCAACCCCCCTGCAATGTACAAGGAACAACACTGGATAGAAGTGAGCCAGCCTCCTACTCACCTCACACCTCTGACCCTCTAGACAGGGGCCAAGTGGATACGCTAAGCTCTAATGTTCGGGCTTTTGATGAAATGCTGGGCAACAGACTGAGCCCAGCTTACAACCCGCTATCAAATCAGCTACCTCTGCCCCTGCAGGGAGAGATGTTGTCTGAGGATGGATCTGAAATGGAGGCTCTCGACCTTATCCATGGCTTCCTGTATGACAGTACTGTACAGGAAGAggcagaagaggaagaggatgaggaagaagaaggggCTGGACAGGAGGAGTTAGCTCACAGCAAGCTCACTCTCCTTGCTCCACCCTCACCGTTCAGGGACTCGCTTCATTCAGGCAGGTCAATCCCAGGATCCCCTGCCCTCGACAACGAACCAAACATCTCCCAGGAAGTGATATATGCTCCCAAACAAAGCTCTTTTACACTGTGA